A region of the Polynucleobacter sp. MWH-Braz-FAM2G genome:
ATTTTGTATCGAAGCGACAATACCTTGTTAACTCGTTGGCCTTTAGTTACAAGGCAAATTGGCACAGTCAATTCATTGGGTCTGATCGAGCAGTCATTAGCTCATGCAGACCTCAAAAATGGGGTGGTTTTCTCATCCGATCCTGCGTTTACCAACCCTGATGAGAGGGGTGTCACCAGAATGCTTTCCTATAAGAAAGTAAATGGCTATCCATTTATTGTTGGGGCAACACTGCCAGAATCAGTTTATTTATCTAATTGGTACAAGAATGCTATCGGCGTATTGTTGGCTACTACGCTTAGCTTGATTGCTTTAATCATTGGCACATATTATTTGATTAGGTCCTACAGTAAGGGTGCGGAGCATTACTATCGTGCTAATCACGATATTTTGACTGGACTTCCAAATCGTGGCTTATTTTTTGATCGTTGTAGTCAGGCGATTAATCAGGCTAAACGCAACAACACTAATTTAGCAATTTTATTTATTGATCTTGATAATCTCAAAACAGTGAATGACTCCTACAGTCATGATGCTGGTGATGCTTTGCTCATTGAGGTTGCCAATAGATTGAAGTCGAGTGTGCGTATATCCGATACAGTCGGGCGTATTGGTGGTGATGAGTTTGTAGTCTTATTGCTGGGATCGGATACGGATGCCCATGTTTTACAGATAGCTGAAAATATTCGCCAAGCGCTCATGAAGCCTGTGAAATATGAGGGTGTGGAGCTGGCCTCAAGTGCGAGTATCGGTATTGCTTTGCATCCCACCCATGGAGAGGATGTAACGGAATTATTGCGTCGAGCTGATGAAGCAATGTATTTGGCTAAAAGTAGCGGTCGAAATAGTATTATTTTCGCCGGCTAATCTCACTATAAGGGTAATTTCTAGCCCCTTCTTTAGCCCAAAATTGTTTTATCTGACTTGATGGCTTGCAGTACAGTAGTCGCAATCTCTTCAATTGATTTGCTGGTTGTTAGAACCCAAGGAATAGACTGCTTTTTCATCATTGCCGTTGCTTCATTAATTTCATAGCGACAGTTTTCTAGCTTTGCATAATTGCTGCCTGGTCTGCGTTCATTGCGAATTTCAGAGAGACGCTCAGCATCGATCATGAGGCCAAAAATTTTGTGGCGATAGGGTACCAAGTCTTTTGGCAATTGTCCGCGCTCAAAGTCTTCCGGAATAAGTGGGTAGTTTGCTGCTTTGAGCCCATATTGCATCGCTAAATAAAGGCTAGTTGGGGTTTTACCAACCCGC
Encoded here:
- a CDS encoding sensor domain-containing diguanylate cyclase; its protein translation is MVVLESYGVARRNLRIIKAIAIALAIVLVGNAFVSIYLLRKSSIEDRSAQLSNLTSILAEHTAQTIFSANTALESIFDAIEMAHIQTEMSYQKFASQKDLYELLKEKTSTNPVLDVSTFVASDGKVLNFSREYPPPNINLNDRDYFKYLSTHDDPAIFYSVPVQNKGTGKWVFYLAKRINGKNHEFLGVVLVGVSVEMISSFYKGVSSSLGDGTSIILYRSDNTLLTRWPLVTRQIGTVNSLGLIEQSLAHADLKNGVVFSSDPAFTNPDERGVTRMLSYKKVNGYPFIVGATLPESVYLSNWYKNAIGVLLATTLSLIALIIGTYYLIRSYSKGAEHYYRANHDILTGLPNRGLFFDRCSQAINQAKRNNTNLAILFIDLDNLKTVNDSYSHDAGDALLIEVANRLKSSVRISDTVGRIGGDEFVVLLLGSDTDAHVLQIAENIRQALMKPVKYEGVELASSASIGIALHPTHGEDVTELLRRADEAMYLAKSSGRNSIIFAG